From Coffea arabica cultivar ET-39 chromosome 2e, Coffea Arabica ET-39 HiFi, whole genome shotgun sequence, the proteins below share one genomic window:
- the LOC140036408 gene encoding uncharacterized protein, translated as MEELPSVLWSYRTTPRSATQETPFSLTYGSEAVVPAEFITPSPRIGAYAVEVNEEERRVDLDLAEEKRDMAAVKVAIYKNILTSYYNARVKHLRFSPGDQVLRKNSVSRAESQGKLSPKWEGPYRIVESSQNGYCKLAYRDGSRVLRTWHAENLRLYHP; from the coding sequence ATGGAGGAGCTTCCAAGTGTGTTGTGGTCTTACAGGACCACCCCGAGGTCGGCAACACAAGAGACGCCGTTCTCTTTAACCTATGGGTCCGAAGCGGTCGTTCCGGCCGAGTTCATCACGCCGAGCCCAAGAATTGGCGCGTATGCTGTCGAAGTTAATGAAGAAGAGCGGCGGGTTGACCTCGACCTCGCCGAAGAGAAGCGTGACATGGCGGCAGTTAAAGTCGCTATTTACAAAAATATCCTAACTAGTTATTACAATGCCCGAGTAAAACACCTACGGTTCAGTCCGGGAGACCAAGTGCTCCGGAAGAATTCTGTCAGCCGAGCTGAATCTCAGGGAAAACTCAGTCCCAAGTGGGAGGGACCCTACCGTATTGTCGAGTCTAGCCAAAATGGATATTGTAAATTAGCTTACCGGGATGGTTCTCGGGTGCTCCGAACTTGGCACGCTGAGAACCTCAGATTGTATCACCCCTAA